A genomic stretch from Terriglobus sp. RCC_193 includes:
- a CDS encoding ankyrin repeat domain-containing protein translates to MTDAIWRGDVEVVKAMVLRDPRLLVEDARGVNGNWGPPMSYAANLGQDAIIEMLSSLGARDWQYAFGRACLQGQVGTARRLHALMDDPRPLHESLSGAAYTLNVAGTELLFQLGARAADEAGNCLAPVAMVLETDSRNPAAKHRILELYADHGITLPDTPTMALHRGRIDLLERHLQLDPGLLTRTFSFAEMYPPALRCSSEVEATYGTPLAGATLLHMCADYGEIEIAEWLLAQGMSADALADVDAEGFGGHTPLFSTVVSQTNFWMNHNGEIPEAPFTKLLLEHGANPNAVASLRKQLHPGYGINGVHLYQNVTPIEWGERFVFQKLVNRESMRLIAEYGGH, encoded by the coding sequence ATGACCGATGCGATCTGGCGCGGCGATGTGGAAGTAGTCAAGGCGATGGTGCTGCGTGATCCCAGGTTGCTGGTTGAGGATGCACGTGGCGTCAATGGAAATTGGGGACCGCCGATGTCCTACGCTGCCAACCTTGGCCAGGATGCCATCATCGAGATGTTATCTTCCCTGGGAGCCAGGGATTGGCAGTATGCATTCGGACGCGCTTGTCTTCAGGGGCAGGTGGGAACTGCGCGACGTCTGCACGCTCTCATGGACGATCCACGACCATTGCATGAATCGCTTAGTGGCGCTGCGTACACGCTGAATGTGGCGGGCACAGAGTTGTTATTTCAGCTCGGAGCGCGTGCCGCTGATGAAGCTGGAAACTGCCTTGCGCCTGTCGCCATGGTTCTTGAGACCGATAGTCGCAATCCGGCAGCAAAGCATCGCATTCTCGAACTCTATGCTGACCACGGAATCACACTTCCAGACACACCCACCATGGCCCTACATCGTGGGCGTATCGATCTGTTGGAACGTCATCTCCAACTGGATCCCGGCTTGCTTACCCGCACATTTTCTTTTGCTGAAATGTATCCTCCGGCATTACGCTGCTCCAGCGAAGTTGAAGCCACTTACGGAACGCCGCTGGCCGGTGCGACGTTATTGCATATGTGTGCAGACTATGGCGAGATCGAAATTGCGGAGTGGTTGTTGGCTCAGGGGATGAGTGCCGATGCGCTGGCAGACGTGGACGCCGAGGGATTTGGAGGACACACGCCGTTGTTTTCTACAGTGGTATCTCAAACAAACTTCTGGATGAATCACAACGGAGAGATTCCTGAGGCTCCGTTCACGAAACTTCTTTTGGAACATGGAGCAAATCCGAATGCGGTTGCCTCGTTACGAAAACAACTTCATCCTGGCTACGGAATCAATGGAGTTCATCTCTATCAAAACGTCACTCCTATTGAGTGGGGAGAACGATTCGTATTTCAGAAACTAGTGAATCGGGAAAGTATGCGCCTCATCGCTGAATATGGAGGGCATTGA
- a CDS encoding metallophosphoesterase — translation MDLQITRRRFLRQTIGFSAAVLASQAIPAIAAQPHGEADLLMIGDWGNAHPAAQELVAAGMVKYTRSQRLHPNALLMLGDNWYDELPGGVDSPRWKTHFEDLYPASVFPGPAYAILGNHDYQMYPASKVEAELAYSHRGHSRWTMPAKWYSFDFPAKKPLIHFIALDSNMPHEIKPNADGIPNRNFTLTEEERITQLAWLEKELATPRLTPFTIVMAHHPVYTDGPHGDHPMLIRDWDPLLQRYGVHAYLGGHDHDLQHLEFAGHPTSFFLSGGGGAELYDLKITPDQRGPWAQKVNGFSHLSVTEKLLTLRHVDAAGNTLHAFTKTPDGKVTVLSA, via the coding sequence ATGGATTTGCAGATCACCCGTCGTCGCTTCCTGCGGCAGACCATCGGCTTCAGCGCCGCCGTCCTGGCCTCGCAGGCAATCCCTGCCATCGCTGCCCAGCCGCACGGCGAAGCCGACCTCCTCATGATCGGCGATTGGGGAAATGCACATCCTGCCGCACAGGAACTGGTCGCTGCAGGCATGGTGAAGTACACGCGGTCGCAGCGCCTTCATCCAAACGCGCTCCTCATGCTCGGCGATAACTGGTACGACGAATTGCCCGGCGGTGTTGATTCACCGCGATGGAAGACGCACTTTGAAGACCTCTATCCCGCCAGTGTCTTCCCCGGCCCTGCCTACGCCATCCTCGGAAACCACGACTACCAGATGTACCCAGCCAGCAAGGTCGAAGCAGAGCTTGCTTACTCCCATCGCGGACACAGCCGCTGGACCATGCCAGCCAAGTGGTACAGCTTCGATTTCCCCGCAAAGAAGCCGCTCATCCACTTCATCGCGCTCGACAGCAACATGCCTCACGAGATCAAACCCAACGCCGACGGCATACCCAACCGCAACTTCACCCTCACCGAAGAGGAACGCATTACGCAGCTCGCATGGCTTGAGAAAGAACTGGCCACGCCACGCCTCACGCCGTTCACCATCGTCATGGCGCATCATCCGGTGTACACGGACGGCCCGCACGGCGACCACCCCATGCTCATCCGCGATTGGGACCCGTTGCTGCAGCGTTACGGCGTGCACGCGTATCTAGGCGGACACGATCACGACCTGCAGCATCTGGAGTTTGCCGGACATCCCACCAGCTTCTTCCTCTCCGGTGGCGGCGGCGCAGAGCTTTACGACCTGAAGATCACCCCGGACCAGCGTGGCCCCTGGGCGCAGAAGGTCAACGGCTTCAGCCATCTTTCTGTCACGGAAAAACTGCTCACGCTGCGCCATGTTGACGCCGCAGGCAACACACTCCACGCCTTTACGAAAACACCCGACGGCAAAGTCACGGTACTCTCCGCCTGA
- a CDS encoding trypsin-like peptidase domain-containing protein, with amino-acid sequence MLPRAIPAIMLLACSVAACAQQQPPASPLLQFSDDLEALSTRIMPAVARISGRVYIGDKDSDNSSQSETGLLTGGTVQGSGVLVSADGYIITNAHVIAGTQNLRVEIRDTKGHVHNLAATRVGDDAEMDLAVLKVNPPPEETFTFLDISHVTQAHQGQVAIAFGSPFGFERTVTMGIVSAVRRQSTPDDPRLWIQTDAAVNPGNSGGPLVDVRGNLIGINTLIYSGTGGNEGIALAIPADIVHSTFETIKRDGRVTRSTLSVTTHTLSRDLTRGLGLTGTQGVLVEDVWPSGSGERAGIKPGDIIQSVNGKRVTNIVNYAQTVAALKPQASIPVVLMRGEKTLTLNVEPDRATNRSRNLTDDITYGRNLIQRLEIFAVTVDPQTSSEWNPVRSPEGVLVAARSSALRVAEQLLRPHDVIHAINGHQVNSVEDLRKQLAQIPGRDTLVLQIERDGALSYVVLPPG; translated from the coding sequence ATGCTCCCCCGTGCCATTCCGGCCATCATGCTTCTCGCCTGCTCCGTTGCCGCCTGCGCGCAACAGCAGCCACCCGCCTCGCCGCTGCTTCAGTTCTCTGACGATCTTGAGGCGCTCTCCACCCGCATCATGCCTGCAGTCGCACGCATCTCCGGGCGCGTGTACATCGGCGACAAGGACTCCGACAACAGTTCGCAATCGGAAACGGGCCTGCTGACGGGTGGCACCGTGCAGGGTTCAGGCGTTCTCGTCTCTGCCGACGGTTACATCATCACCAATGCGCACGTCATCGCCGGAACGCAGAACCTGCGCGTGGAAATCCGAGACACCAAAGGTCACGTGCACAACCTTGCCGCCACACGCGTCGGCGACGACGCAGAGATGGACCTCGCCGTCCTGAAGGTAAACCCACCACCGGAAGAAACCTTCACCTTCCTGGACATCTCACACGTCACACAGGCTCACCAGGGCCAGGTTGCCATCGCCTTTGGCAGTCCCTTCGGCTTTGAGCGCACCGTTACTATGGGCATTGTCTCTGCTGTGCGTCGCCAGTCCACACCAGATGATCCGCGCCTCTGGATCCAGACCGACGCCGCTGTGAACCCCGGCAATTCCGGTGGCCCGCTCGTCGACGTGCGCGGCAATCTCATCGGTATCAACACGCTCATCTATTCCGGCACCGGTGGCAATGAAGGTATCGCGCTCGCCATCCCCGCGGACATCGTGCATTCAACATTTGAAACCATCAAGCGCGACGGCCGCGTCACACGTTCCACGCTCTCTGTCACCACCCACACCCTCTCTCGCGACCTCACACGCGGCCTCGGCCTCACCGGCACGCAGGGCGTCCTTGTCGAGGATGTGTGGCCCTCCGGCAGCGGCGAACGTGCCGGCATCAAGCCGGGTGACATCATTCAAAGCGTCAACGGCAAGCGCGTCACCAACATCGTCAACTACGCGCAGACAGTTGCTGCACTCAAGCCGCAGGCGTCCATTCCAGTCGTACTCATGCGCGGAGAAAAAACACTTACGCTCAACGTGGAACCCGACCGCGCCACCAACCGTTCACGCAACCTCACAGACGACATCACCTACGGCCGCAATCTCATCCAGCGGCTTGAGATATTCGCCGTCACAGTCGATCCGCAAACATCTTCGGAATGGAATCCCGTTCGCAGCCCTGAGGGTGTCCTCGTTGCGGCACGCTCCAGCGCGCTTCGTGTCGCGGAGCAGTTACTCCGTCCGCATGACGTCATCCACGCCATCAACGGTCATCAGGTCAACTCCGTGGAAGACCTCCGTAAACAACTGGCGCAGATCCCCGGCCGCGACACGCTCGTCCTCCAGATCGAACGCGACGGTGCACTCTCCTACGTCGTCCTGCCTCCGGGCTAG
- a CDS encoding anthrax toxin-like adenylyl cyclase domain-containing protein, which translates to MLPAAFHALKRDRDAANLVGMPWDHAQIFMQIARQERCIISSRQLGRVCMGLMSGGYDTKGFRMKSKSCDFGPMAGFICVDERLHKKGAGYNKKQKEDVDHALHGDKWDRTGRWRASTEQICLTQARFDELRTWNDPENAGARIDAVEVVPGTWIGTVLTPVRFDYVLRKEERFGDTVFALYYTNETLSRQTVSWKFGNWSTLLQGNELKPLLSLVNPYPPYPLGHYKNCCTGDYDLFGVWPAKQLHGIHALPQVYRSRLGLGPVSAYDPLGEDRRIAGMSRTAAAMNDQTVAFEDMRLGNISNRVHTIGQLINSLVQSQLNGGSRYCRDVIHHSDEAGRPFISGIDDHIIAFIPGFDRDHIVGVESPGGVPNAVQWTAFITACDMLGFKVIANAHWITQLTAWGVMDRCTLGDEHGWRTPHTSPVRST; encoded by the coding sequence TTGCTTCCAGCCGCATTCCACGCGCTCAAGCGCGACCGTGACGCCGCTAACCTTGTCGGCATGCCGTGGGATCACGCGCAGATTTTCATGCAGATCGCCAGACAGGAACGCTGCATCATCAGCAGCCGTCAACTGGGACGCGTGTGCATGGGCCTGATGTCCGGCGGCTATGACACCAAGGGCTTCCGCATGAAGAGCAAGAGCTGCGACTTCGGTCCCATGGCCGGCTTCATCTGCGTCGATGAACGCCTGCACAAGAAAGGCGCGGGCTACAACAAGAAGCAGAAGGAAGACGTGGACCACGCTCTCCACGGCGACAAATGGGACCGCACTGGCCGCTGGCGTGCGTCCACAGAACAGATTTGCCTCACCCAGGCGCGCTTCGACGAACTCCGCACCTGGAACGACCCGGAAAATGCCGGTGCACGCATCGACGCGGTAGAAGTGGTTCCCGGCACCTGGATCGGGACAGTCCTCACGCCCGTACGTTTTGACTACGTGCTGCGCAAGGAAGAGCGTTTCGGCGACACGGTCTTCGCCCTCTACTACACCAACGAAACGCTCTCTCGGCAGACCGTTTCATGGAAGTTCGGCAACTGGAGCACACTGCTTCAGGGCAACGAACTCAAGCCGCTACTCTCCCTCGTCAATCCCTATCCGCCCTACCCCCTCGGCCATTACAAAAACTGCTGCACGGGTGACTACGATCTCTTCGGTGTCTGGCCCGCCAAACAGCTTCACGGCATCCACGCGCTTCCGCAGGTGTATCGCTCACGCCTCGGCCTCGGCCCTGTCTCTGCGTATGACCCGCTCGGCGAAGATCGCCGCATCGCAGGCATGTCCCGCACCGCCGCTGCCATGAACGATCAGACCGTCGCTTTTGAAGATATGCGTCTGGGCAACATCAGCAACCGTGTCCACACCATTGGCCAACTCATCAACTCGCTCGTCCAGTCGCAACTCAATGGTGGCAGCCGTTACTGTCGTGATGTTATCCACCACAGCGACGAAGCCGGACGCCCCTTCATCAGCGGTATCGACGATCACATCATCGCCTTCATCCCTGGCTTTGATCGCGACCACATCGTCGGCGTCGAATCACCCGGCGGTGTCCCCAACGCCGTGCAGTGGACGGCATTCATCACCGCCTGCGACATGCTGGGTTTCAAAGTCATCGCAAACGCGCATTGGATCACACAACTCACTGCATGGGGCGTCATGGATCGCTGCACACTCGGCGACGAACACGGCTGGCGTACACCGCACACCAGCCCTGTACGCAGCACCTGA
- a CDS encoding transferrin receptor-like dimerization domain-containing protein → MRQLAAASLALLLPIAAVTQEAPKPILGFTPQSAQTERQLESKFLALPDAKRISANMHKLAAHPHNVGSAAQRANAEWLVEQYKSWGWDAKIESFDVLYPTPKVRVLELLGAKPYKAKLEEPPVPEDPYTQDKSPAMPPYNIYAVDGDVTAPLVYVNYGMKADYEELERNGVSVKGAIVISRYGGGWRGLKPKLAYEHGAVGCIIYSDPADDGFAAGEAIPAGPMRPEWGVQRGSVADTTLYAGDPLTPGEPSVPGVKRLAIKDSKVIMQIPTLPISWGDAKPLLAQLDGRTVPASWRGALPFTYKFGPSKEKVHLKVESDWGTKPVLDVIATLKGSEEPDTWIVRGNHYDGWVNGADDPISGESALMEEARALGDLHKQGWSPKRTLVYAAWDGEEPGLLGSTEWAERHADELTKHGAVYINSDENGRGYFGGSGSQSFELMVNNVTRELTDPETGKSVWDRQKAATQTGRGRRSGGDGANRKTIPFGPAGSGSDYAGFIDHLGVASINIGYGGEDRGGTYHSAYDTPWHWDTFADKDQVYGKLFAQTAGTIVLRIANADVMPYNFTELALTVKDYADNLKGEVKTMQTESTQRDRALKSGAFTLANDPKNSLAPPPALPLPPTYDWTMLDAAIGKLSTASTRYEGLAAKAVALSPEKRKALNDGLAVSERKLLSDAGLPGRPWVKHLIYAPGTYTGYGASTLPGVREAIEAGRFDEAKQQLDVLVKSLNDEADFIDSLSSQIGQ, encoded by the coding sequence ATGCGCCAACTCGCTGCTGCCTCGCTCGCCCTTCTGCTTCCCATTGCTGCCGTAACGCAGGAAGCTCCAAAGCCCATCCTCGGCTTCACCCCGCAGAGCGCGCAGACCGAGCGACAGCTCGAGTCGAAGTTCCTCGCGCTGCCGGATGCAAAGCGCATCTCCGCCAACATGCACAAGCTGGCCGCGCATCCGCACAACGTAGGTTCGGCAGCGCAGCGTGCCAATGCGGAATGGCTCGTCGAGCAGTACAAGTCGTGGGGCTGGGATGCGAAGATCGAGTCCTTTGATGTGCTCTATCCCACGCCAAAGGTGCGCGTGCTGGAACTCCTGGGAGCAAAGCCCTACAAGGCGAAGCTGGAAGAGCCGCCTGTTCCCGAAGATCCGTACACGCAGGACAAGAGCCCTGCAATGCCGCCGTACAACATCTATGCGGTTGACGGTGATGTAACCGCGCCGCTGGTCTACGTGAACTACGGCATGAAGGCCGACTATGAGGAACTGGAGCGCAACGGCGTCTCCGTGAAGGGCGCCATCGTCATCTCCCGCTACGGCGGCGGCTGGCGCGGCCTCAAGCCCAAGCTGGCCTACGAGCACGGCGCTGTCGGCTGCATCATCTACTCCGATCCCGCGGATGACGGCTTCGCTGCCGGTGAAGCCATTCCTGCTGGTCCCATGCGTCCCGAATGGGGCGTGCAGCGCGGCTCCGTGGCAGACACCACGCTCTATGCCGGTGACCCGCTCACTCCCGGCGAACCCTCTGTCCCCGGCGTGAAGCGCCTCGCCATCAAGGACAGCAAGGTCATCATGCAGATCCCCACACTTCCCATCTCGTGGGGCGACGCCAAACCGCTGCTGGCGCAACTGGATGGCCGCACCGTACCCGCATCGTGGCGCGGAGCCTTGCCCTTCACCTACAAGTTCGGCCCCAGCAAGGAGAAGGTCCACCTGAAGGTGGAATCCGACTGGGGAACCAAGCCCGTGCTCGACGTCATCGCCACGCTGAAGGGCAGTGAAGAGCCCGACACATGGATCGTGCGCGGCAACCACTACGACGGCTGGGTCAACGGCGCAGATGACCCCATCAGTGGTGAGTCTGCCCTCATGGAAGAGGCACGCGCACTGGGCGATCTGCACAAGCAGGGCTGGAGCCCGAAGCGCACCCTCGTCTACGCCGCATGGGACGGTGAGGAACCCGGCCTGCTCGGCTCCACAGAGTGGGCAGAACGTCACGCCGACGAACTGACGAAGCACGGTGCGGTATACATCAACTCCGACGAGAACGGTCGCGGCTACTTCGGTGGCAGCGGCTCCCAGAGCTTCGAGCTCATGGTGAACAACGTCACCCGCGAACTGACCGATCCCGAGACCGGCAAGAGCGTATGGGATCGCCAGAAGGCCGCCACGCAGACCGGTCGCGGTCGCCGCTCCGGCGGTGACGGCGCCAACCGTAAGACCATCCCCTTCGGCCCCGCAGGCTCTGGCTCGGACTACGCCGGCTTCATCGACCACCTCGGTGTAGCCTCCATCAACATCGGCTACGGCGGCGAGGATCGTGGCGGTACCTACCACTCCGCCTACGACACCCCGTGGCATTGGGACACCTTCGCCGACAAGGACCAGGTCTACGGCAAGCTGTTCGCCCAGACTGCGGGAACCATCGTCCTGCGCATCGCCAACGCGGACGTCATGCCGTACAACTTCACGGAGTTGGCGCTCACAGTGAAGGACTACGCAGACAACCTCAAGGGCGAGGTGAAGACCATGCAGACGGAGTCCACCCAGCGGGACCGCGCCCTGAAGTCCGGCGCATTCACCCTGGCCAACGACCCGAAGAACTCCCTCGCGCCGCCGCCCGCGCTGCCGCTGCCTCCCACGTACGACTGGACTATGCTGGACGCCGCCATCGGCAAGCTGTCCACCGCATCCACGCGCTACGAGGGATTGGCGGCGAAGGCTGTCGCACTCTCCCCGGAGAAGCGCAAGGCCCTGAATGACGGCCTGGCGGTGAGCGAGCGCAAGCTCCTGTCCGACGCAGGTCTCCCCGGACGCCCGTGGGTAAAGCACCTCATCTACGCCCCCGGTACCTACACCGGCTACGGCGCCAGCACCCTGCCCGGGGTACGTGAGGCCATCGAAGCAGGCCGCTTCGACGAAGCAAAGCAGCAGTTGGATGTTCTGGTAAAGAGCTTGAACGATGAAGCAGATTTCATCGATTCACTTTCCAGCCAGATCGGTCAATAA
- a CDS encoding TIGR03435 family protein, translating to MNAGRSALVAACILFTALCSVPVRGQAAAAAPQITAPAFEVATIKPSDPMKRNRGFHVNGNRVNVENQDVTTLISVAYSIHPKQIVNAPDWFNTARWEIDGVADKEGKLSVPDVQLMLQKLLADRFGLKFKREQREIPVYALTVAKGGPKLEKSKSDPNALPDQHGNGKGRMQFQNTTMTVFLLGMQSEFDRPLVDQTGLDGHYDFSLRWTPDGVAAGDADAPPGMFTAIQEQLGLKILPVKAPANVLVIESAEKPSAN from the coding sequence ATGAATGCTGGACGCTCTGCCCTTGTTGCCGCATGCATACTTTTCACCGCGCTTTGTTCTGTTCCGGTGCGCGGACAGGCTGCCGCAGCCGCGCCACAGATAACTGCACCTGCGTTTGAAGTGGCGACGATCAAGCCAAGCGATCCGATGAAGCGGAATCGCGGATTTCATGTGAACGGCAACCGCGTGAACGTTGAGAACCAGGATGTGACGACGCTGATCAGTGTGGCCTACTCGATCCATCCGAAACAGATTGTGAATGCTCCGGACTGGTTCAATACGGCGCGATGGGAGATTGACGGTGTTGCAGACAAAGAGGGCAAGCTGAGTGTGCCTGATGTCCAGTTGATGCTGCAGAAATTACTGGCGGATCGATTTGGGCTGAAGTTCAAGCGTGAGCAGCGCGAGATTCCGGTGTATGCATTGACCGTGGCCAAGGGTGGGCCGAAGCTGGAAAAGAGTAAGTCCGATCCGAATGCTTTGCCCGATCAGCATGGGAACGGCAAAGGCAGGATGCAGTTTCAGAACACGACGATGACGGTCTTCCTGCTGGGCATGCAGAGTGAGTTCGATCGGCCTCTGGTGGACCAGACGGGGCTGGATGGGCACTACGACTTCTCGTTACGATGGACGCCAGATGGTGTTGCGGCAGGCGATGCCGATGCGCCGCCGGGGATGTTTACGGCGATTCAGGAACAGCTTGGGTTGAAGATATTGCCCGTGAAGGCTCCGGCGAATGTGCTGGTGATTGAGAGCGCGGAGAAGCCTTCGGCGAATTGA
- a CDS encoding VTT domain-containing protein: MPIAVAFFEHYAYSILFLWVLVEQLGIPVPSVPLLVAAGTLTATHRIHAVPVMASILLACLISDSLWYFLGVRYGSRVVKLVCRMSLEASTCVKKTEGSFNRHGATTLLFAKFIPGLSTVAPPIAGQTGMPFVRFVAYDLMGSAIWAAAYVFGGRFIGDFAERHTMLIHLLTRFGVLLFVLVVLGFVARRIWSQRQFLRDLQNSAITVTELKNLMNMAEAGDAKQPFIVDLRHPLDYLPDPRVLPGALRISPTELEKHCHLLPRDTDVVLYCTCPNDETSATLAKRLQRLGVHRVRPLRGGFEGWRDADLPLVPYDEQKPREAAPELIEATVAA; encoded by the coding sequence ATGCCGATCGCAGTTGCATTTTTCGAACACTATGCCTACAGCATCCTCTTCTTGTGGGTGCTGGTGGAGCAGCTTGGCATTCCCGTGCCGTCGGTGCCATTGCTTGTGGCTGCGGGAACCCTCACGGCAACGCACCGTATTCATGCTGTGCCGGTCATGGCATCCATTCTGCTTGCCTGTCTGATTTCTGATTCCCTCTGGTATTTCCTTGGTGTCCGCTACGGCAGCCGCGTGGTCAAACTCGTGTGCCGCATGTCCCTGGAAGCGTCCACGTGTGTGAAGAAGACTGAGGGCTCCTTCAATCGCCACGGAGCCACCACCCTGCTCTTCGCCAAGTTCATCCCCGGCCTTTCCACGGTAGCGCCGCCCATCGCCGGGCAAACGGGTATGCCCTTTGTTCGGTTCGTAGCTTATGACCTTATGGGATCGGCCATCTGGGCAGCGGCATATGTCTTCGGTGGACGCTTCATCGGCGACTTTGCGGAAAGGCATACGATGCTCATCCATCTGCTCACGCGTTTTGGTGTGCTGCTGTTTGTGCTGGTGGTCCTTGGGTTCGTGGCGCGTCGCATCTGGTCGCAGCGGCAGTTCCTGCGCGACCTGCAGAACTCCGCCATCACCGTAACTGAGCTGAAAAACCTCATGAACATGGCGGAAGCCGGAGATGCAAAGCAGCCGTTCATCGTGGACCTGCGCCATCCGCTCGATTACCTTCCAGACCCGCGTGTGCTACCCGGCGCTCTGCGCATCAGCCCCACGGAGTTGGAGAAGCACTGCCACCTGTTGCCACGCGACACGGACGTGGTTCTGTACTGCACCTGCCCGAACGACGAGACGTCCGCCACACTGGCCAAGCGCCTCCAGCGTCTCGGTGTACACCGCGTGCGTCCGCTGCGCGGCGGTTTTGAAGGCTGGCGCGACGCCGACCTTCCACTGGTGCCATACGACGAGCAGAAACCCCGCGAAGCCGCCCCGGAACTCATCGAAGCCACCGTCGCTGCGTAA
- a CDS encoding M1 family metallopeptidase, translating into MQHTRAMRRSFVAAAVALTATFALAQPPEGQQRRPQLPDTGGPSATYDPLKTFAPFTMPQTANIYRSGNGAPGPNYWQNQADYEMHASIDTATQTLTNDETITYTNNSPDTLNSLWLQVEQNTYRLDARARSFAGGSRRAPADQFTEGTVFESVELIATTKGAKPEKATYIVSDTRARIDLPKPLAHSGQIKIHIKYHYKVPGRWGGRTSVDKSRDGYEIYDIAQWYPRMCVYDDVRGWDTQPYLGNEFYTEFGNYDYYVTVPSNMLVAGSGLLVNEKDVLTKKQQDLLAKARTSDATVIIRSVDEVKDPNSRPKQDGTLTWHYHMDHTRDAVFSASAGFVWDAAKINLPAGKTALSQSFYPAESADPDAWPMVTEYTKDTVENFSRDWYPYPWPVMTNVAGFSSGMEYPSMVFDGIRDKGKGSFVVTAHEVGHTWFPMIVQSNERRDAWMDEGFNTFIDIYESDYYRKGKYAPKRDGEYAPGSDSPADQIARVIADPQAPTILSRADAIREKYRHPVTYFKSAEGLWLLREDILGHNVFDRAFRKYISDWAFKHPTPSDFFREMESEGGEDLSYFWHGWYENNWSLDLAAKDVKYVDAADPSKGAKVTIEQNGQLVLPVWIQVKYEDGTDLKIKLPAETWMQKAKYDLALPTTKKIASVTVDPDQRIPDANRTNNTAKP; encoded by the coding sequence ATGCAGCACACCCGTGCCATGCGTCGCAGCTTTGTTGCTGCCGCCGTCGCCCTCACTGCCACATTTGCCCTTGCCCAACCGCCCGAAGGCCAGCAGCGTCGTCCGCAACTGCCTGACACCGGCGGCCCATCCGCTACCTACGATCCGCTGAAGACCTTCGCGCCCTTCACCATGCCGCAGACGGCCAACATCTACCGCAGCGGCAACGGCGCACCCGGTCCCAACTACTGGCAGAACCAGGCGGACTACGAGATGCACGCCAGCATCGACACGGCCACGCAGACCCTCACGAACGACGAGACCATCACCTACACCAACAACTCGCCGGACACGCTGAACAGCCTGTGGCTGCAGGTGGAACAGAACACCTATCGCCTCGACGCACGCGCACGCAGCTTCGCGGGTGGCAGCCGCCGCGCACCTGCTGATCAGTTCACCGAAGGTACTGTCTTTGAGTCGGTAGAACTCATCGCCACCACCAAGGGCGCAAAGCCTGAGAAGGCAACCTACATCGTCAGCGACACCCGCGCGCGCATTGATCTGCCCAAGCCGCTCGCTCACAGTGGTCAGATCAAAATCCACATCAAGTACCACTACAAGGTGCCGGGCCGCTGGGGTGGCCGCACCTCCGTCGACAAGTCGCGCGATGGCTACGAAATCTACGACATCGCGCAGTGGTATCCGCGCATGTGCGTCTATGACGATGTTCGCGGATGGGACACGCAGCCCTACCTCGGCAACGAGTTCTACACCGAGTTCGGCAACTATGACTACTACGTCACCGTGCCCTCGAACATGCTCGTCGCAGGCAGCGGCCTCCTCGTCAACGAGAAAGACGTACTGACAAAGAAGCAGCAGGACCTTCTCGCTAAAGCGCGCACCTCGGATGCAACAGTCATCATCCGCTCTGTCGATGAGGTCAAGGACCCCAACAGCCGACCGAAGCAGGACGGCACGTTGACATGGCACTACCACATGGACCACACCCGCGATGCTGTCTTCTCGGCCTCTGCGGGCTTCGTGTGGGACGCCGCAAAGATCAACCTGCCCGCAGGCAAGACGGCCCTCTCGCAAAGCTTCTATCCCGCGGAATCCGCCGATCCTGACGCATGGCCCATGGTCACGGAATACACCAAGGACACTGTCGAAAACTTCTCGCGCGACTGGTATCCCTACCCATGGCCCGTCATGACCAACGTCGCCGGATTCTCTTCCGGCATGGAGTACCCGTCGATGGTCTTCGACGGCATCCGCGACAAGGGCAAGGGCAGCTTCGTCGTCACCGCGCATGAAGTGGGCCACACCTGGTTCCCCATGATCGTGCAGAGCAACGAACGCCGCGATGCATGGATGGACGAGGGCTTCAACACCTTCATCGACATCTATGAGTCGGATTACTACAGGAAGGGTAAGTACGCGCCCAAGCGTGACGGCGAGTACGCTCCCGGCTCCGACTCACCCGCGGATCAGATTGCCAGGGTCATCGCAGACCCTCAGGCGCCCACCATCCTCTCTCGTGCAGACGCCATCCGCGAAAAGTATCGCCACCCCGTCACCTACTTCAAGTCGGCAGAGGGGCTGTGGCTGTTGCGCGAAGACATCCTGGGCCACAACGTCTTCGATCGTGCTTTCCGCAAATACATCAGCGACTGGGCCTTCAAACACCCCACACCCTCAGACTTCTTCCGCGAGATGGAATCAGAGGGCGGGGAAGACCTCAGCTACTTCTGGCACGGCTGGTATGAGAACAACTGGTCGCTCGACCTTGCCGCGAAGGACGTGAAGTACGTCGACGCAGCCGACCCATCCAAGGGCGCAAAGGTCACCATCGAACAGAACGGCCAGCTTGTTCTGCCCGTATGGATACAGGTCAAATACGAAGACGGCACAGACCTGAAGATCAAACTGCCAGCGGAAACCTGGATGCAGAAGGCGAAGTACGACCTCGCTCTTCCCACCACAAAGAAGATCGCCTCTGTCACCGTCGACCCGGACCAGCGCATCCCGGACGCCAACCGCACGAACAACACAGCAAAGCCGTAA